From one Leifsonia soli genomic stretch:
- a CDS encoding carbohydrate ABC transporter permease: MTFVRLDRAEEEVSEGSVAQPDRPRGRLRRRLLGGPRWVGWAFVLPGLIGLAVFIVIPQIASLILGFSDSTLLGGVQFTGTENYARLLRDPQFLNSVLVTAIFVLVYVPANIAISMAMALWLKTRIAGRNWLRVIFLIPALSPMVANAAVFRLLFQKDGAVNQALAGIGLGPIPWLSDGNWALAVVIGVSLWQSFGYNMIVLGAGIDSISPDVIAASRIDGAGRFRRFFSITLPLVSPALFFTTVLTVIGAWQTFAQAYVITGGGPGNSTMTIMLYLYQTAFTNNELGYASAIATVLFVIIAIFTLFQLWGQRKWVHYD, encoded by the coding sequence ATGACGTTCGTGCGTCTGGACCGTGCGGAGGAAGAGGTCTCCGAGGGGTCCGTCGCCCAACCGGACCGCCCGAGGGGCCGGCTTCGCCGCCGGCTCCTCGGGGGCCCCCGCTGGGTGGGGTGGGCCTTCGTGCTCCCCGGGCTCATCGGGCTGGCGGTGTTCATCGTCATCCCGCAGATCGCCTCGCTGATCCTCGGCTTCTCCGACTCCACCCTGCTGGGAGGCGTCCAGTTCACCGGCACGGAGAACTACGCCCGGCTGCTGCGCGACCCGCAGTTCCTCAACAGCGTGCTGGTGACGGCGATCTTCGTGCTGGTCTATGTCCCGGCGAACATCGCGATCTCGATGGCCATGGCGCTCTGGCTGAAGACGCGCATCGCGGGCCGCAACTGGCTGCGCGTGATCTTCCTGATCCCCGCCCTGTCGCCGATGGTGGCGAATGCCGCCGTCTTCCGCCTGCTGTTCCAGAAGGACGGCGCCGTCAACCAGGCGCTCGCGGGGATCGGGCTCGGCCCGATCCCATGGCTCAGCGACGGGAACTGGGCGCTGGCCGTCGTGATCGGCGTCTCACTCTGGCAGTCGTTCGGCTACAACATGATCGTGCTCGGTGCGGGCATCGACTCGATCAGCCCAGATGTCATCGCGGCGTCGCGGATCGACGGGGCCGGCCGGTTCCGGCGCTTCTTCTCGATCACGCTGCCGCTGGTCAGCCCTGCGCTGTTCTTCACCACAGTGCTGACCGTGATCGGCGCCTGGCAGACCTTCGCCCAGGCCTACGTCATCACGGGCGGGGGCCCGGGCAACAGCACGATGACGATCATGCTGTACCTCTACCAGACCGCCTTCACGAACAACGAGCTCGGCTATGCGTCGGCCATCGCCACCGTGCTGTTCGTGATCATCGCGATCTTCACACTGTTCCAACTCTGGGGGCAGAGGAAGTGGGTCCACTATGACTGA
- a CDS encoding RbsD/FucU domain-containing protein, which yields MITGPLVHPPLLEALASSGHGSGVLIADGNYPYLTATGPGVRLIHLNLRPGLLDVTSVLDAVLTVVNIESATVMQTPAGVSAPAQDEYARRLGVAVQMEKVDRFAFYDRVRSPDVGVVIATGDERLYGNLLLTVGLR from the coding sequence GTGATCACCGGTCCGCTCGTCCACCCTCCGCTCCTGGAAGCCCTTGCTTCGTCCGGCCACGGCTCCGGGGTGCTGATCGCTGACGGGAACTACCCGTACTTGACCGCCACCGGTCCGGGAGTGCGCCTGATCCACCTCAATCTGCGCCCGGGCCTGCTGGACGTCACATCGGTGCTCGACGCCGTGCTGACCGTCGTCAACATCGAATCGGCCACCGTCATGCAGACGCCGGCCGGAGTCTCCGCCCCGGCGCAGGACGAGTACGCACGCCGGCTGGGCGTCGCCGTGCAGATGGAGAAAGTCGACCGGTTCGCCTTCTACGACCGGGTGCGCTCTCCGGACGTCGGGGTCGTCATCGCCACCGGGGACGAACGCCTGTACGGCAACCTGCTGCTCACCGTCGGTCTGCGCTGA
- a CDS encoding alpha-L-fucosidase — protein MNLEPLDPTTLSAPVDVSDNRQALAMVDAVIEAGPYDATWESLSRYGVPQWYRDAKFGIFLHWGAFSVPAFGNEWYPRTMYRRGTAAFDHHVATYGPHDRFGYKDFLPHFRMESYDPEEWVALFKRAGAQFVVPVAEHHDGYAMYDTARSRWKVTQVGPERDVMGDLLAAVDQAWLIAGASTHRAEHWFFMNGGAEFDSDVRDPAYADLYGPALRKEMTPTERFLEDWLLRTVEIIDSYRPQILYFDTGIEEPSFEPYIRRLAAYYYNRAAEWGRDVVINYKWDSFAPGTAVLDIERGTMGGIRPDVWQNDTSVSRTSWSWVEGHDYKDASELIQELVDVVAKNGNLLLNIGPRPDGTIPEEEAALLEAVGDWLAVHGEAIYGSSPWVVFGEGPTAPAAGSFTDAAAAAYTAEDIRFTRMTEVGHDYVYAIGMVRPEDGRMRIRSFGSSSRVLDRPIVDVRVLGSREQPEWTRTGEHLDVVLPDSELAGPGGAVVRIELAPEAAETRIDFFHGLNI, from the coding sequence GTGAACCTCGAACCCCTCGACCCGACGACGCTGTCTGCACCGGTCGACGTGTCGGACAACCGCCAGGCGCTCGCGATGGTGGATGCCGTCATCGAAGCCGGGCCGTACGACGCCACCTGGGAGTCGCTCTCCCGCTACGGCGTTCCGCAGTGGTACCGCGACGCGAAGTTCGGCATCTTCCTGCACTGGGGAGCCTTCTCGGTGCCGGCGTTCGGCAACGAGTGGTACCCGCGCACGATGTACCGGCGCGGCACGGCCGCGTTCGACCACCACGTGGCGACATACGGACCGCACGACCGCTTCGGCTACAAAGACTTCCTTCCGCACTTCCGCATGGAGAGCTACGACCCGGAGGAGTGGGTCGCGCTGTTCAAACGTGCAGGTGCTCAGTTCGTGGTGCCGGTCGCGGAGCATCACGACGGCTACGCGATGTACGACACCGCGCGCTCGCGCTGGAAGGTGACCCAGGTCGGACCGGAGCGCGACGTGATGGGAGATCTCCTGGCGGCGGTCGACCAGGCGTGGCTGATCGCCGGCGCGTCGACCCACCGGGCGGAGCACTGGTTCTTCATGAACGGGGGAGCGGAGTTCGACTCCGACGTCCGTGATCCCGCCTACGCCGACCTCTACGGTCCCGCGCTGCGCAAGGAGATGACCCCCACCGAGCGGTTCCTGGAGGACTGGCTGCTGCGGACGGTCGAGATCATCGACTCCTACCGGCCGCAGATCCTCTACTTCGACACCGGGATCGAGGAGCCGTCGTTCGAGCCGTACATCCGCAGACTCGCCGCGTACTACTACAACCGGGCGGCCGAGTGGGGGCGCGACGTCGTCATCAACTACAAGTGGGACTCGTTCGCCCCCGGTACGGCCGTGCTCGACATCGAGCGCGGCACGATGGGCGGCATCCGACCGGACGTCTGGCAGAACGACACCTCCGTCTCCCGGACGTCGTGGAGCTGGGTGGAAGGGCACGACTACAAGGACGCTTCCGAGCTCATCCAGGAGCTCGTCGATGTGGTCGCGAAGAACGGCAACCTCCTGCTCAACATCGGACCGCGCCCCGACGGGACCATCCCAGAGGAAGAGGCCGCGCTGCTGGAGGCGGTCGGCGACTGGCTGGCCGTGCACGGCGAAGCGATCTACGGCTCCAGCCCCTGGGTGGTGTTCGGCGAGGGACCGACGGCTCCCGCAGCCGGCTCGTTCACCGACGCCGCGGCGGCCGCGTACACCGCGGAGGACATCCGCTTCACGAGGATGACCGAGGTCGGCCACGACTACGTCTACGCGATCGGGATGGTCCGGCCGGAGGACGGCCGGATGCGCATCCGCAGCTTCGGCTCGAGCAGCCGGGTCCTCGACCGCCCGATCGTCGATGTACGCGTCCTCGGCTCACGGGAGCAGCCGGAGTGGACTCGCACCGGCGAGCACCTGGACGTCGTGCTGCCCGACTCGGAACTGGCTGGCCCCGGCGGCGCCGTCGTGCGGATCGAGCTGGCGCCGGAGGCTGCCGAGACACGCATCGACTTCTTCCACGGCCTGAACATCTAG
- a CDS encoding SDR family oxidoreductase: protein MTASGVSVLVAGAAGGVGRAVALAAASEGATVLLLGRDRSSLDRVRAEVAEAGGTAHVAVADATSAAQVDDAVAALRRDAGGIDVVVNAVGINLKARHLDELDEAGWRSVLDSNLTAAFFLTRAALAGFRAGGGGLLIHISSVAALVPDLSGAAYQASKAGLAALARATALEASGDGVRVTTISPGLIDTGFVRHRPTTPTPEELAGALRPEDVAEMCLAVIRLPARATVSEVVMRPTGR from the coding sequence ATGACCGCATCCGGAGTCAGCGTTCTCGTCGCGGGCGCCGCCGGCGGGGTCGGACGCGCCGTCGCCCTGGCTGCCGCGTCGGAGGGCGCGACCGTCCTGCTGCTCGGACGCGATCGAAGCAGCCTCGACAGGGTGCGAGCGGAGGTGGCCGAAGCCGGTGGGACCGCCCACGTCGCGGTCGCCGACGCGACATCGGCAGCGCAGGTCGACGACGCGGTCGCGGCGCTGCGCCGCGACGCGGGCGGTATCGACGTGGTCGTGAACGCCGTCGGGATCAACCTCAAAGCCCGGCATCTCGACGAACTGGACGAGGCCGGCTGGCGCTCGGTGCTGGACAGCAACCTCACCGCGGCCTTCTTCCTCACCCGGGCGGCGCTCGCCGGCTTCCGCGCCGGCGGGGGCGGACTGCTCATCCACATCTCGTCCGTCGCCGCCCTGGTTCCCGACCTGTCGGGAGCCGCCTACCAGGCCAGCAAGGCGGGCCTGGCCGCACTCGCTCGCGCCACTGCGCTGGAGGCGAGCGGTGACGGCGTGCGGGTCACGACGATCTCTCCCGGCCTCATCGACACCGGGTTCGTCCGCCACCGCCCGACGACGCCGACGCCCGAGGAGCTGGCGGGCGCATTGCGCCCCGAGGATGTCGCCGAGATGTGCCTCGCCGTCATCCGCTTGCCCGCTCGGGCGACCGTCAGCGAGGTCGTCATGCGGCCGACCGGGCGATGA
- a CDS encoding aldo/keto reductase codes for MTTIDSVPTRRLAGGAVMPAIGVGTFGSDHYQAGQVAAAVGDAIRAGYRLIDCASVYGNEAEVGAVLQEAIAGGVPRDELFVMSKVWNDAHEPDAAVASVRRSLRDLRLDVLDAVFVHWPFPNHHAPFADAADRDPDARPYIHEEYMALWHALEGLVDEGVVRHLGTSNVTIPKLTAILADARIAPALNEMELHPCFQQPELFRFCLDRGIQPVGYSPLGSPSRPERDRVLSDVSDMEHPVVVSIARAHGVHPASICLKWAVQRGQIPIPFSVKESQLVANLRAVVEDPLTPAELEELRSAEQNSRLIKGQVFLWPGAGSWLDLWDVDGTIPGWDGYAADRAVGRAAVEVTA; via the coding sequence ATGACCACGATTGACAGCGTGCCGACACGACGCCTCGCGGGCGGGGCAGTGATGCCCGCGATCGGAGTGGGGACTTTCGGGTCCGACCACTACCAGGCGGGACAGGTGGCGGCCGCGGTCGGCGACGCGATCCGGGCGGGGTACCGTCTGATCGACTGCGCTTCGGTGTACGGCAACGAGGCGGAGGTCGGTGCCGTCCTCCAGGAGGCGATCGCCGGAGGTGTGCCCCGTGACGAACTCTTCGTCATGTCGAAGGTGTGGAACGATGCGCACGAGCCGGACGCGGCGGTCGCCTCGGTCCGTCGATCGCTCCGCGACCTCCGCCTCGATGTGCTCGACGCGGTGTTCGTGCACTGGCCGTTCCCGAACCATCATGCGCCGTTCGCCGACGCGGCCGATCGTGACCCGGACGCCCGCCCGTACATCCACGAGGAGTACATGGCGCTCTGGCACGCGCTGGAGGGACTCGTCGACGAAGGAGTCGTGCGGCACCTCGGGACCTCGAACGTCACCATCCCGAAGCTCACCGCGATCCTCGCCGATGCGCGGATCGCACCGGCGCTGAACGAGATGGAGCTGCACCCGTGTTTCCAGCAGCCCGAGCTCTTCCGGTTCTGCCTCGACCGCGGCATCCAGCCGGTGGGGTACTCGCCCCTGGGCTCGCCTTCGCGGCCCGAACGCGACCGCGTCCTCTCGGACGTTTCGGACATGGAGCATCCCGTCGTGGTCTCGATCGCCCGCGCCCACGGGGTGCATCCGGCGTCGATCTGCCTGAAGTGGGCGGTTCAGCGCGGCCAGATCCCGATCCCCTTCTCGGTGAAGGAGTCGCAGCTGGTGGCCAACCTGCGGGCGGTGGTCGAGGATCCGCTGACTCCCGCCGAACTCGAGGAGCTGCGCTCGGCTGAACAGAACAGCCGCCTCATCAAAGGTCAGGTGTTCTTGTGGCCAGGGGCCGGCAGCTGGTTGGACCTGTGGGATGTCGACGGCACGATCCCCGGCTGGGATGGCTACGCCGCAGATCGCGCGGTGGGCCGCGCAGCGGTGGAGGTGACCGCGTGA
- a CDS encoding ABC transporter substrate-binding protein, with the protein MKSRLENVRRRGRVGVSVMAAGMLALGLAACSGGGGATSGLDGDTLKMYTWIGGKADKQQWSDYIAGGKHADPKMAVSFSGPPIGDYYTKLPTVMRSSSAPCLVTFQNGRVGQYVQGLEPLDDLAKKNKLDLSAYSSAMLEQLSVNGKLYSIPFNAGPTVVLYNKKMFADAGVAEPTNNWTTDDFIAAAKATTRNGVYGFAIPQGSNPISTLMAADGHPWADKNGPKLDDPNFRDALQLLVDLSNKYKVAKPLEAAAGGTFPDIDAFNTGQSAMEMQGLWDLQHAQQSLGKDNVGIAVIPSKSGTSKGFIGGSGFGITKTCGDKQKAFDAIEAMTSKSGLEFVTKSQASVPARLDALDAWSKNVGSPEFTTVIKQMTGDATPSPVPSNQAQIDTLLTQYEVDAFSGKSTVAEVLQQVKAGLGK; encoded by the coding sequence ATGAAGTCACGGCTGGAAAACGTCAGGAGACGGGGACGCGTCGGCGTCTCGGTCATGGCCGCAGGGATGCTCGCCCTCGGTCTCGCCGCATGTTCCGGGGGCGGCGGTGCAACATCGGGCCTCGACGGCGACACGCTCAAGATGTACACGTGGATCGGCGGCAAAGCCGACAAGCAGCAGTGGAGCGACTACATCGCCGGCGGCAAGCACGCCGACCCGAAGATGGCGGTGAGCTTCTCCGGCCCGCCGATCGGCGACTACTACACCAAGCTCCCCACCGTCATGAGGAGCAGTAGCGCCCCCTGTCTGGTCACGTTCCAGAACGGCCGGGTGGGCCAGTACGTGCAGGGTCTGGAGCCGCTGGACGATCTGGCGAAGAAGAACAAGCTCGACCTGTCGGCGTACAGCTCGGCGATGCTCGAGCAGCTCAGCGTGAACGGCAAGCTCTACTCCATCCCGTTCAACGCGGGCCCCACCGTGGTCCTCTACAACAAGAAGATGTTCGCGGACGCCGGCGTGGCCGAACCCACCAACAACTGGACGACCGACGACTTCATCGCGGCCGCGAAGGCGACGACGAGGAACGGCGTGTACGGCTTCGCGATCCCCCAGGGGTCGAACCCCATCAGCACGCTGATGGCGGCCGACGGTCATCCCTGGGCGGACAAGAACGGTCCGAAGCTCGACGACCCGAACTTCCGCGACGCGCTGCAGCTGCTCGTCGACCTGTCGAACAAGTACAAGGTCGCGAAGCCGCTCGAGGCGGCCGCTGGCGGCACTTTCCCCGACATCGACGCCTTCAACACCGGGCAGTCGGCCATGGAGATGCAGGGGCTGTGGGATCTGCAGCACGCGCAGCAGAGTCTCGGCAAGGACAACGTCGGCATCGCCGTCATTCCGAGCAAGAGCGGCACGTCGAAGGGATTCATCGGCGGATCGGGCTTCGGCATCACGAAGACCTGCGGCGACAAGCAGAAGGCGTTCGACGCCATCGAGGCGATGACCAGCAAGAGCGGACTCGAGTTCGTCACCAAGTCCCAGGCCTCCGTGCCGGCGCGACTCGATGCGTTGGACGCGTGGTCCAAGAACGTCGGATCGCCGGAGTTCACCACGGTCATCAAGCAGATGACCGGTGACGCGACGCCCTCGCCCGTTCCCTCGAACCAGGCTCAGATCGACACGCTCCTGACGCAGTACGAGGTGGACGCCTTCTCTGGGAAGAGCACAGTGGCCGAAGTCCTGCAGCAGGTGAAGGCCGGCCTCGGCAAATGA
- a CDS encoding Gfo/Idh/MocA family protein: MSAVEPGPVRVAVIGAGQMANLVHYPSLTSLPDAEIVGICDLSSERLRETGERWGIAALFTDWSAMLDETRPEAVYVIGPPELMFGIWCACLVRGLDLFVEKPLGLTVHQARTLARLAAENGCITQVGFQRRSSPLLERMVGRIHERGPVIQAVCRFYKNDPTPMVSARDRMMDDGVHVIDTLRHLCGGEVVAVTDVTRRVVVDDINVIAATIEFDTGAIGIMIANWVSGRRTFAVEVHGPGIMAEADLEVGGAIWDADGREELDAADVAGASDLHVRGGFRAKSAEFIASVRTRRLPSSHFGDALKTMTVAENILAHDLLRGAEERNV, encoded by the coding sequence ATGAGCGCGGTCGAGCCAGGTCCCGTGCGGGTGGCCGTGATCGGCGCAGGGCAGATGGCCAACCTGGTGCACTACCCGTCGTTGACGTCCCTGCCGGACGCGGAGATCGTCGGCATCTGCGACCTCTCGTCCGAGCGCCTCCGGGAGACCGGCGAGCGATGGGGCATCGCCGCGCTGTTCACCGACTGGTCGGCGATGCTCGACGAGACACGGCCGGAAGCCGTGTACGTCATCGGGCCGCCCGAGCTCATGTTCGGCATCTGGTGCGCCTGCCTGGTGCGCGGACTCGATCTCTTCGTCGAGAAACCGCTCGGCCTCACCGTCCACCAGGCGCGCACGCTCGCCCGTCTCGCCGCCGAGAACGGCTGCATCACCCAGGTGGGCTTCCAGCGGCGTTCGTCCCCGCTGCTGGAGCGCATGGTCGGGCGGATCCACGAGCGCGGCCCCGTCATCCAGGCAGTGTGCCGGTTCTACAAGAACGACCCGACTCCCATGGTCTCGGCTCGGGACCGGATGATGGATGACGGGGTGCATGTGATCGATACCCTCCGGCACCTCTGCGGCGGTGAGGTCGTCGCCGTCACGGACGTGACGCGCCGGGTGGTCGTCGACGACATCAACGTCATCGCGGCGACGATCGAGTTCGACACGGGCGCAATCGGGATCATGATCGCGAACTGGGTGAGCGGCCGGAGGACGTTCGCAGTGGAGGTCCACGGACCGGGGATCATGGCGGAAGCCGACCTCGAGGTCGGAGGCGCCATCTGGGACGCCGATGGGCGGGAGGAGCTGGACGCTGCGGACGTGGCGGGCGCGTCGGACCTTCACGTTCGAGGAGGATTCCGCGCCAAGAGCGCCGAGTTCATCGCGTCGGTGCGTACGCGTCGTCTCCCGTCGTCGCATTTCGGAGATGCGCTGAAGACCATGACCGTCGCCGAGAACATCCTCGCCCACGATCTGCTGAGAGGAGCAGAGGAACGAAACGTTTAG
- a CDS encoding sugar phosphate isomerase/epimerase family protein codes for MPHAGPTTTWSVFTKPWREPRIGALGELVAEMGFDAVELPVRPGYQVTPDDVTTALPAAVRELARAGVAVTSIASGTDEATFAACADAGVPFIRIMVPTGSAGYAATGPEIRRRLAELSVRAERHGVRVAIQPHYDDYIADSSELFALLQGVDPRFVAAIWDAAHDALARKRPEHGLERLWPWLGMVNLKSAYYARVEDRTSSLGDPVWEPVFTDARTGMAEWGRAIRHLVEHEFAGPICLTAEYTDESDLVAKVTRDLDYARGLHAAAREAVGAVR; via the coding sequence ATGCCACACGCTGGTCCCACGACGACGTGGAGCGTCTTCACCAAACCATGGCGTGAACCGCGGATCGGCGCGCTCGGCGAGCTGGTGGCGGAGATGGGCTTCGACGCCGTCGAACTTCCGGTACGGCCGGGATACCAGGTGACGCCGGACGACGTGACGACGGCTCTCCCGGCCGCCGTGCGCGAACTCGCGCGAGCCGGGGTCGCGGTCACCAGCATCGCTTCGGGGACGGACGAGGCGACGTTCGCGGCCTGCGCCGACGCGGGCGTCCCGTTCATCCGCATCATGGTTCCCACCGGGTCAGCCGGTTACGCCGCCACCGGCCCGGAGATCCGCCGGCGCCTCGCCGAGCTCTCCGTCCGGGCAGAGCGTCACGGAGTCCGAGTCGCGATCCAGCCGCACTACGACGACTACATCGCTGACTCCTCGGAGCTCTTCGCGCTGCTCCAGGGCGTCGATCCGCGATTCGTCGCGGCGATCTGGGATGCGGCGCACGACGCCCTCGCACGCAAACGACCTGAGCACGGCCTGGAACGACTGTGGCCATGGCTCGGGATGGTCAACCTCAAGAGCGCCTATTACGCCCGGGTCGAGGATCGTACGTCGTCACTGGGCGATCCGGTCTGGGAACCCGTCTTCACCGATGCCCGAACCGGAATGGCGGAATGGGGCCGCGCGATCCGCCACCTCGTCGAGCACGAGTTCGCCGGACCGATCTGCCTGACGGCCGAATACACCGACGAGAGCGACCTCGTCGCGAAGGTGACGCGGGATCTCGACTACGCTCGAGGCCTGCATGCCGCTGCCCGCGAGGCCGTCGGAGCGGTCCGATGA
- a CDS encoding LacI family DNA-binding transcriptional regulator yields the protein MARAAGVSPSTVSNLLNARDHLMQPETRRRVLEAMESLSYRPSRVAQQLRGAPNPTLGLIVPSVTNPFWGSWAAQLEGAFHAHGRQIYLCNSERDPERERAYVEQLWADGIEHIVLSTSLPSLDHLRPAMDAGVQIIAFDREHQETDPPELLNVSIDNEAGAWMATQHLIERGHRRIAFVSGAMSTISRQRRFAGYCRALSENDIPLDDALVPRSSDLGDADSGPLARTAVNTVLALDDPPTALVAVNDMFALSASAAIRDAGRDIAEFAVVGFDDIAVGSLISPALTTVQQPLRDMAEAIVRLTADEAGEPRPSLVFPPTLVVRGSTERRIP from the coding sequence GTGGCTCGGGCTGCCGGAGTATCGCCCTCCACCGTCTCGAACCTGCTCAACGCGCGCGACCACCTCATGCAGCCGGAGACGCGCCGGCGCGTGCTCGAGGCCATGGAGTCGCTCTCCTATCGGCCGAGCCGCGTGGCCCAGCAATTGCGCGGCGCCCCCAATCCCACACTGGGCCTCATCGTCCCGTCCGTGACCAACCCGTTCTGGGGATCGTGGGCCGCCCAGCTCGAAGGGGCGTTCCATGCGCACGGGCGGCAGATCTACCTCTGCAACAGCGAGCGCGATCCGGAGCGCGAGCGCGCCTACGTCGAGCAGCTCTGGGCAGACGGAATCGAGCACATCGTGCTCTCCACCTCGCTCCCGTCCCTCGATCATCTGCGCCCCGCCATGGATGCCGGAGTTCAGATCATCGCGTTCGACCGCGAGCACCAGGAGACCGACCCGCCGGAACTGCTCAACGTGAGCATCGACAACGAAGCGGGCGCATGGATGGCCACGCAGCATCTCATCGAGAGAGGTCACCGACGCATCGCGTTCGTCTCCGGGGCGATGAGCACGATCAGCCGGCAACGGCGGTTCGCCGGCTACTGCCGGGCACTGTCAGAGAACGACATCCCGCTCGACGACGCACTCGTCCCCCGCTCGTCCGACCTCGGCGATGCGGACAGCGGCCCGCTCGCCCGCACAGCGGTGAACACTGTGCTGGCGCTCGACGATCCGCCGACCGCTCTGGTCGCCGTGAACGACATGTTCGCGCTGAGCGCGTCCGCAGCCATCCGGGATGCCGGCCGTGATATCGCCGAGTTCGCCGTCGTCGGGTTCGACGACATCGCCGTCGGCAGTCTCATCTCGCCCGCTTTGACCACGGTCCAGCAGCCGCTGCGCGACATGGCCGAGGCCATCGTCCGTCTGACGGCGGACGAGGCCGGCGAGCCGAGGCCCTCGCTCGTGTTCCCGCCGACCCTCGTGGTGCGGGGCTCGACCGAACGGAGGATCCCATGA
- a CDS encoding carbohydrate ABC transporter permease, with protein MTDNRVPASAPRWRRRGRTVGFAANTTAAWLFALVFSFPLIWTFFTALKPANEVFAAQISFIGSKVLWSNFVDAWTEVDFGRLLMNSLVVAVISTVLTLIVATLTAFAFARLRFPGRSAIFLLFVITLTLPSEVAVVPLFLGFDQAGLADTWVALILPGLFGAFGAFLLRQFMLQIPAELEEAARLDGASTWRILISVIVPLVRPALSVLSIFAFLGSWNSFLWPLIILNSSEKWTIPIGIAGFTTQTGTQWELLMAACVMTIAPVVVVVAIAQRQLVAAIGAGAFGGR; from the coding sequence ATGACTGACAACCGGGTACCGGCCTCCGCTCCCCGCTGGCGTCGCCGGGGACGGACCGTCGGCTTCGCCGCCAACACCACGGCGGCGTGGCTGTTCGCGCTCGTGTTCTCCTTTCCGCTGATCTGGACGTTCTTCACCGCGCTGAAGCCGGCGAACGAGGTGTTCGCCGCGCAGATCAGCTTCATCGGCTCCAAAGTGCTCTGGTCCAACTTCGTGGATGCGTGGACGGAGGTCGACTTCGGCCGCCTGCTCATGAACAGCCTCGTCGTAGCCGTCATCTCGACGGTGCTGACTCTGATCGTGGCGACACTCACGGCGTTCGCGTTCGCGCGGCTGCGGTTCCCGGGCAGAAGCGCCATCTTCCTGCTGTTCGTCATCACGCTGACACTCCCGAGCGAGGTCGCCGTCGTGCCCCTGTTCCTGGGCTTCGATCAGGCCGGCCTGGCGGACACCTGGGTCGCCCTGATCCTCCCGGGCCTGTTCGGAGCGTTCGGGGCGTTTCTGCTCAGGCAGTTCATGCTTCAGATCCCGGCGGAGCTCGAGGAGGCCGCTCGACTCGATGGAGCGTCCACCTGGCGCATCCTCATCAGCGTCATCGTCCCGCTCGTCCGCCCGGCCCTCTCGGTGCTGTCGATCTTCGCCTTCCTGGGCAGCTGGAACAGCTTCCTGTGGCCACTGATCATCCTCAACAGTTCCGAGAAGTGGACGATCCCCATCGGGATCGCCGGTTTCACGACCCAGACCGGAACACAGTGGGAGCTGCTGATGGCGGCGTGCGTGATGACGATCGCTCCCGTCGTGGTCGTGGTCGCCATCGCCCAGAGACAACTGGTGGCCGCGATCGGCGCGGGCGCCTTCGGCGGCCGTTGA